The Meiothermus sp. region TGTTGGAGGCCGTAGGGCTGGGCCAACGGGCCGGCCACCTGCCCAGCAAACTCTCGGGCGGGGAGCAGCAGCGGGTGGCCATTGCCCGCGCCCTGGCCCTGAACCCGCCCATTCTGTTTGCCGACGAACCCACCGGCAACCTCGACTCGGTTTCGGGGGCCCGGGTAGTGGAGCTGCTTTTGCACCAGGCCCAGGAGGGCCGCACGGTGATTTTGGTCACCCACGACCTCGAGCTCGCCCGCAAGGCCGAGCGCATCCTGCACCTCAGGGATGGAAGGCTGTTGAGGGTGGAAGTGGTGCCCTCCGCCTCCTCCACGGTGCAGAGTTCCTGATAAAGCTGCTTCACGGCGTGCACCGCCCTGTAGTCGGTACAGCGTTGTGGGCGGTGCCGACCGTTCGTGGAACCGCTTTCAAACCTCGATAAACACCTCGAACTGCTCCTGGGTAGGCGGGGCGGCAAAGAGCGCGATGAAGTGCGAAATCACCTTCTGGTACATGCCACTGGTGTTCCAAGCGGTGGCGTCGGCCTCGGTCTCCCAGAGGGTGAAGACCACGCCCCTGCCGGTGTTGCGGTCGCCGGTCATGTAGCCGCGCTTGAAGCCTTGGGCCCCTTCGAGAGTAGGAATTACCTTCTCGCGCCAGATCTGAACGGCCTGATCTACGGTTCCGGGTTTGAGCTGGGAAGTCACGACTCGAGCGTGCATGGCTGCTCCTATCGCCCCGGTGCGCGGTAGGACGGGCTCAGTTTGGCGGCGGCGTCCACATCCTCGGGGGTCAGCAAGACCGTGGTTTTGCAGGTAACGCGCCCGCTGGCCCCCAACGTCAGCGACAGGGCCGCTGCTGCCTGATGGTTGGGCAAGTCGGCGATGGCATACACATCGTGTTCGCCAAAAGCGAAGTACATCACCTCGATCTGCCCACCCACCGACTTGGCGAGCGCCTCGGCGGCGGCTTTACGGCTGCTGCCACCTTCTTTGAGCAAACCCTGGATGCCTTCACCAACGTAGTTCACCTGAACCAGATACTTGGGCATACCAATCTCCTTGTGCTTCGGACAGAGGGCTTGGGGCCGAGGGCAGTCTACAAACCTCCTTTCCATCTAGGGGAAGATGGGCTGATCACCTGAGCGGTGTTCGAGCGCAGGCTGTGTCAGTAGGCCGGGTCGGGGTCGTCCAGGCTGGGGAGGTTCAAGCCGGCTTCGGTTTCGGCCATCACCTCGAGCACGATGCCGTTGGGGTCAGAGAAAAAGAAGGCCCGCACCATACCCTGAAGGTTTTTGATCTCGCTGAGGTTATCCACCTTGCCCTGTAGACGAGCGTACCAGGCCTCGAGGGCTGCATCGTTCTCCACGAAGAAGGCGATGTGATCGAGGGTTCGCCCACTTTTGGGCTGGATGGGCGGCTGGTAGGGCGGCAGCAGGGCCTCGGGGGTTTCAAAAAAGGCAAAAACCGTGTTGGGTGCGACGGTGATGAAGTAGTGCCGGCGCCCGTCACCGCCGGGCAGCCGGTGGTTCATGGCCACCTCGGCCCCCAGCACATCGCGGTAGAAGGCCACGGTCTTCTTCATATCGTTGGTGACCAGGGCCACGTGGTGGATGGCTCCGAAGGGGGCTTTCAGACCCCAGCGATCGGGCAGAGAAAGGGCGGTTTTGGTATTGGGCATATAAGACCTCCTGTGTGGGCTATACAAAAGTTGCCTTGGGTTTTTAGGGAAAAATGGACTGATCGTTGGCGGCGTTCCAACTGCCTACCTCCAGGAGAAGTACGCCCAGATGCGCTGCCAGTCCCCGAGCACCCGCCTGCATAGCCTGGGCAAAACGGGCCTCATCCGGGTAGCCCCAGACGCTCCAGTGGACGAAGGTGTGGCCCTCCTCGTGCTCCAAAGTGCAGCGGGCCAGCACCGATTCGGTGTGGACCTCGAGCCACTCCAGCGGCCTGACCTCGCAGACCCGCAGCTCCTGGCCGTTGAGGCGGTAGACTGCCTTCACCCCATTGGCCTGGCCCGGCTGGACTACCTGAGCGCTCTGGAGGCCGAGCCACCACCGGGGCCAGCCCAGCAGATCGGCCAGCGCAGCCCACACGGGCGCCAGCGGGGCCCGCAGAACCCAGGTACTCTCGAGGGAGCGTTCCACGTCCACTTCGCTATTGGGTAAAAGGCCCTCCTAGTGGGAGGTGTGTTCTACGTCATCGGTGAACCAGAACTCCGGGGGGCCGCTCACACCTGCCCGGCCCATCGCGGCCTTCAAGTCCTCCGAATCGGCGAAGGTGTGGGCCTGGGCCAGGGTGTGAAAGCGGTGGGTGATTACCAACAGGCTGGGGTCTTGCGCGTCGCGGTGGACGCTGGCGCCCATCACGCCCATCTGCTGGCGCAGGGTTCCCAGGGCGTCGTAAACGGGCTTCCACTGGCCGTAATCGGCAACGGGGTGGCGGATGAACAGGGTCGCTGGCATAACTAGCTCCTTTTGCTCGAGAGGGCATGGGGTCGGGGGCGGTCTACTGGGTTCCTCCTGATGGATTTGGGGTGTACCCAATCAAACCCGGTTTGGGAAAGGCTCGAGGGCGGTTGGCTGCGGTTTGGCGATCCGTCAAGACGGCCCCGTAAGCCGCCAAAAACCGTCTTGGTTCAGCTTCGGAATATCCGGCCCTACCGGGCCTAAATCCCAGAAATGGTCGTTGTAGTTGTTGACCCCTCGAGTATCCCAGACCCCCATCACCGCATAAATCTCATTAGGGGTTTGGATGCTGCTGGCGGTGTTGGCCCAGGCTTGGCGCAGGGCTAGTTTTTGCTCGAAGAGGCCCTGGCCCAGCAGCAGGCCCTCCCGGTTGTTGTCGTAGGTGGTGTTGGCGTAGCCCAGCAGCAGGTGCAGGCCGTTGAACGCACCGCCCCACTGCTGCCACCAGGAGATGCCGAACTCGGCTTCCTGCAACGGCCCACAGGCCGCGATCACCAGCCACTCGAGGTCGCGCTCGCCCCAACTGGCCTGCTCGGAGAAAAAGAAACGCTTTTTGCGCTCGGTGATGAAGCTAAAGCCCAGCCCGTTGGCGTGCCCGGTATAAAGCCCCAAATCCACACTGTCAATCCCGAACGCATCGGTGTCTCGGGCGAAATCGCTCTGGTAGGCCAGTTGCTCGCCAAAGTTAAAGGCCACCTGCACCCCGGCCCTGCTGGCCTGCCGCAAAAAACCGCCCACATTCCCAGCGGAGTAAGGCAGGTTTTGCGAGAGGCCCACCCAGGCCGTGCCCACGCTCTGGGCGGCGAGGGCCTGAGCCCTTAGCGGGGCCGCTGCGGGCGCGTTGACCGCTACTGCCTGACTGGCCCAGGTGCTGATGCCGTCGGCATCGGTCACCACCACGCTGAGGGTCTCGCGGGTTACCGCCTCACGGCTCCCGACGGTGTAGCGGATGCTATCGCCCTGCGTGTCCGGGGGCAGGGCAGTGGTGGAAGAAGCCCAGGTGTAGGCATAAGGTGCTCTGCCGCCGCTCACTGTGGTTCTGCCTTCTATGGCTTGCTGGCCGTCGCTGGTTAGGGTGAGCCTAACTTCGGGCGCGTTAGCCAACGCCGGAACCAGCAGGCGGCGAATTTCGACGGTGGTGCCGTCTAGCGCGAACCTGCCCGTAAACAGGTAATGCGGGGCCACCTGGGTCACGGGCAGGCTCATGGGGGGTGCATAATAGACCAGCTCGGACTGCAAGCACAGGTGGCCCGCCTGAGCTTGAACCTGGGCGCAGGGGCCTTGGAGCGAGACCTGGGCTTCATCCACCCCGAAGTATTGGGCGGTGGCCCGGCGCTGGGCTTGGGCCAGGGAAAGGAGGGCAGCTCTGGGGCCTTCCGCTAGCACCCAGTGGGCGTACTGAAGTTGGGTGACCTTGCCCTGTCCGTCAAAGACCACCTTGATGTTGGCCCCTGGCCCGCGCAGGGGGTAGTTGTTGGGGGTCACGGTGTCGAAGTCCACCTGGGTGTCGAGCTGCACGTCGGCTACCGCCTCACCTTTGGCCGTGACGGCCTGGAAGCGCGAATGCCCCACGCGGATGGTGGCCCTGCGGGGGTTCAGCCCGGCCTTTTGCAGGGCCGAGACCGCCCGCAGCCGGGCCCCGTCCTCGGCGTAGGGCTGGATGGCCCGGATGGCCTCGAAATCGAAGCGCTCCTCGGTGGGGGCGTTGCCGTCTTCGTCGAGTGACCCTTCGCCCACCGCAATCATCGGCAGGTGCTGGAAGCGCTCGGTGTCCAGGTAGCGGATGCTACCGTCGGAGGCGATGATGTTGGTGTCGATGTCCAGCGCCAGGGCCAGTTCCCGGGCCCGGGTGGGGTTGACCGGGTTTTCAACCACGTAGAAAACCGGTAGAAAGCCGATGGACTCGAAGGCCAGGCGGGTGCTGCTGCTACAGGCCATCAGTAAGGTCAGCAGGGCGAGGCCCAAGACGCGTGCCAGACGGTTATGCATGCGGTCTCCTAGAAAGCCAGTGTGGCCTCGGTGGTGCCAAAGGTGAAGACCAGGAGGCTCCCGGGGGGTAGCTCGGGGACGCTGGTGGCTTGCACACTCAGGAAAATTTCGGCCTGGTTGGGGCCGCCGCCGGTGAGTAGCTCTTGCAGTTGCCGTACCGCCGCACCGTCCAGCACACTGCCCACAAACACATCGGGGGTGATGATGCGGTAGGTGGTGGGGTCGGTGGGCTGCTGCAAGAGCTCGACCACCTTGTTGAGGTTGAAAGTGGGCAGGGTGAAGGCGCGCTGCGCGTCCTTGAGGTTCACCCGGATGTCCACTTTGGTCAGGATGAGGGTGCAGGGCAGCGGGGTGGCGGTGGTGATGAGCTTGATATCCGACACAAAACCGATCTTGAAAAGGGTTTGCTTGAGGCTGATCGGTATGGGGCTCGAGGAGGTATCCACATCGGTAAAGCCGGTCTGGATGGTTCCCAACCCAGTGGTGGCGCGGGATACTGCACTGGCCCCAATCTCCACTTGAACCTGCTGACCCGTGAGGCCCAGCGGATTGGACACCTTCTGGGGAGGAATCAGCGAACTACAGCCTGCCACCAAGCAGGTAAGGCCGAGGAGCGCAAGCCTGATGTCTATCTTCATAACAACCTCCCCCGGCCGGGTAAAGCAAAGCGAATTCCACTCCACGGTGGTGTCATAAATACATTGCACTAAGGGGGATTCTTTGCTGTATACCCCGATTGGGCTAGCGAAAACTGGGGTCATGGCCGGGTCGTAGATAGGGAGCGGGTTCCTCGAGTCCAGTTGGGGCTGGACTCGAGGGTTTTTGCATGGGCCTGCTCCTACTGCCCTAGTTGCGCTTGCCAAACACCAAGGTCCAGTAGTGCGTCCACTGGCTGTTGGCGTTGAAGCCGTAGCCGAGGCCGATCTCGTCGGCATTGGGGCTCATCATGGCCTGACAGTGGCCGGCGGTGCTGTTGCGCCAGTTGTTAAATGCGCCCTGTACGTCGGGGTTGCCGGCGGCGATGTTCTCGCCTTGTGCGGTTCCGGGGTAGCCGGTAGCGGCGATGCGGGTGACGAAGGTGCTGCCGTTGAGGCCGGTGTGGCTGAAGTAGTTGTTGGTAGCCATATCCTCGCTGTGCAGGCGGGCGGCGGTGTTGAGCTGAGCCTGGAAGGCCACGGGGGGAACGGCGGGCATGTTTTCGGCCACCGCTCCGTTCATACAGACTCGAGGCTGCGAGCGGAACTCGTTGATCAGGGTCAGGAAGGGGGCCAGGTCGGGCGGCGGCGGGGGTGGTGGGGCGCTCACGGT contains the following coding sequences:
- a CDS encoding antibiotic biosynthesis monooxygenase — protein: MHARVVTSQLKPGTVDQAVQIWREKVIPTLEGAQGFKRGYMTGDRNTGRGVVFTLWETEADATAWNTSGMYQKVISHFIALFAAPPTQEQFEVFIEV
- a CDS encoding GYD domain-containing protein encodes the protein MPKYLVQVNYVGEGIQGLLKEGGSSRKAAAEALAKSVGGQIEVMYFAFGEHDVYAIADLPNHQAAAALSLTLGASGRVTCKTTVLLTPEDVDAAAKLSPSYRAPGR
- a CDS encoding VOC family protein; translated protein: MPNTKTALSLPDRWGLKAPFGAIHHVALVTNDMKKTVAFYRDVLGAEVAMNHRLPGGDGRRHYFITVAPNTVFAFFETPEALLPPYQPPIQPKSGRTLDHIAFFVENDAALEAWYARLQGKVDNLSEIKNLQGMVRAFFFSDPNGIVLEVMAETEAGLNLPSLDDPDPAY
- a CDS encoding SRPBCC family protein, with amino-acid sequence MERSLESTWVLRAPLAPVWAALADLLGWPRWWLGLQSAQVVQPGQANGVKAVYRLNGQELRVCEVRPLEWLEVHTESVLARCTLEHEEGHTFVHWSVWGYPDEARFAQAMQAGARGLAAHLGVLLLEVGSWNAANDQSIFP
- a CDS encoding cyclase, translating into MPATLFIRHPVADYGQWKPVYDALGTLRQQMGVMGASVHRDAQDPSLLVITHRFHTLAQAHTFADSEDLKAAMGRAGVSGPPEFWFTDDVEHTSH
- a CDS encoding DUF6345 domain-containing protein, whose translation is MHNRLARVLGLALLTLLMACSSSTRLAFESIGFLPVFYVVENPVNPTRARELALALDIDTNIIASDGSIRYLDTERFQHLPMIAVGEGSLDEDGNAPTEERFDFEAIRAIQPYAEDGARLRAVSALQKAGLNPRRATIRVGHSRFQAVTAKGEAVADVQLDTQVDFDTVTPNNYPLRGPGANIKVVFDGQGKVTQLQYAHWVLAEGPRAALLSLAQAQRRATAQYFGVDEAQVSLQGPCAQVQAQAGHLCLQSELVYYAPPMSLPVTQVAPHYLFTGRFALDGTTVEIRRLLVPALANAPEVRLTLTSDGQQAIEGRTTVSGGRAPYAYTWASSTTALPPDTQGDSIRYTVGSREAVTRETLSVVVTDADGISTWASQAVAVNAPAAAPLRAQALAAQSVGTAWVGLSQNLPYSAGNVGGFLRQASRAGVQVAFNFGEQLAYQSDFARDTDAFGIDSVDLGLYTGHANGLGFSFITERKKRFFFSEQASWGERDLEWLVIAACGPLQEAEFGISWWQQWGGAFNGLHLLLGYANTTYDNNREGLLLGQGLFEQKLALRQAWANTASSIQTPNEIYAVMGVWDTRGVNNYNDHFWDLGPVGPDIPKLNQDGFWRLTGPS